A genomic window from Gambusia affinis linkage group LG16, SWU_Gaff_1.0, whole genome shotgun sequence includes:
- the LOC122846212 gene encoding syntaxin-11-like encodes MRDRLGHLQEAQTDPEGFSAVDLNGRSEHEDSNPDLDGILQQAQRIRLEIQQIQNDIGELKEVNFQTLNRTSFPDVTKRDSNAIGMDIKRRGESVLQQLHGMNDLRGQLEDQRGSSDPAARVARTQYRYLSTALREVMFSYNEAEMSHSEACKRHIQRQMEVVGREVSETELEEMMEGEEPRLFSIQVGGQTARSALVSIESRQRELQELERRIQGIQELFLDVAVLVEEQGVGVENIERNVQNAEVTVQEGTFQLDRALASDKNNPFKKMFCGCFPCYNKTS; translated from the coding sequence ATGAGAGACCGACTGGGACACCTGCAGGAGGCCCAGACTGATCCTGAAGGTTTCAGCGCAGTGGACCTGAACGGCCGCTCAGAACACGAAGACTCCAACCCGGATCTGGATGGGATCCTGCAGCAGGCCCAGCGGATCCGTCTGGAGATCCAGCAGATCCAGAACGACATTGGCGAGCTAAAGGAAGTGAACTTCCAGACGTTAAACAGGACTTCATTTCCCGATGTCACAAAGCGAGACTCCAACGCAATCGGGATGGACATCAAGCGCAGAGGGGAATCTGTGTTGCAGCAGCTGCACGGGATGAACGACCTCCGGGGTCAGCTGGAGGACCAGCGGGGCTCCTCTGACCCCGCGGCCCGCGTCGCTCGAACCCAGTACCGCTACCTGAGCACCGCGCTGCGGGAGGTCATGTTCAGCTACAACGAGGCCGAGATGAGCCACAGCGAGGCCTGCAAGCGCCACATCCAGCGGCAAATGGAGGTGGTGGGGAGGGAGGTCAGCGAGACGGAGCTCGAGGAGATGATGGAGGGAGAGGAGCCGCGCTTGTTCAGCATCCAGGTGGGGGGCCAGACCGCCCGCTCGGCCCTGGTGAGTATCGAGAGCAGACAGCGGGAGCTGCAGGAGCTGGAGAGGAGGATCCAGGGGATCCAGGAGCTCTTCTTGGACGTGGCCGTGCTGGTGGAGGAGCAGGGGGTCGGGGTGGAGAACATCGAGAGGAACGTCCAGAACGCCGAGGTGACCGTCCAGGAGGGCACGTTCCAGCTGGACAGAGCCCTCGCATCGGATAAAAACAACCCCTTCAAGAAGATGTTTTGTGGCTGTTTTCCGTGTTACAACAAAACGTCTTGA
- the stx11a gene encoding syntaxin-11a has translation MKDRLCELQSFPSASAEESGPNGIHSNEDEELLEQHAVLFQGEDVMDSIYKDAQAMRKEMLLLKLDVKRLGKQNTRFLTSVRRFSSIKRDTNALGRDIKARGEAIYARLEKMGKLSKELEEEHGPTSAVARMVRSQYVSLTSAFHEAISEFNDAEMTQRENCKNRIQRQAEIMGKEVSREQIDEMIETGKCNIFTDNLLQEGRTARSALNEIENRHKELLELESRIRDIHELFFQLALLVEEQGTMLDSIEANVSATQDYVAQATVQIKKAVKYQKNNPCKKLFCCCFPCCK, from the coding sequence ATGAAAGACCGACTGTGCGAGCTGCAGAGTTTCCCCTCTGCCTCCGCAGAGGAGAGTGGCCCTAATGGTATCCACAGCAACGAGGACgaggagctgctggagcagcACGCCGTCCTCTTCCAGGGCGAAGACGTGATGGACAGCATCTACAAAGACGCCCAGGCGATGAGGAAGGAGATGCTGCTCCTCAAGTTGGACGTGAAGCGTTTGGGGAAGCAGAACACGCGCTTCCTCACGTCGGTGAGGAGGTTTAGCAGCATAAAGCGGGACACCAACGCGCTCGGTAGGGACATCAAGGCACGGGGGGAGGCCATCTACGCCCGGCTGGAGAAGATGGGGAAGCTGAGCaaagagctggaagaagagcaCGGCCCCACGTCGGCCGTGGCTCGCATGGTGCGCTCGCAGTACGTGTCCCTGACCAGCGCCTTCCACGAAGCCATATCCGAGTTCAACGATGCTGAAATGACCCAGAGGGAGAACTGCAAAAACCGCATCCAGAGGCAAGCGGAGATCATGGGCAAGGAGGTGAGCAGGGAGCAGATAGACGAGATGATCGAGACGGGGAAGTGCAACATCTTCACGGATAATCTCCTCCAGGAGGGCAGGACTGCTAGGTCGGCTCTGAACGAGATAGAGAACAGGCAcaaggagctgctggagctggagaGCCGCATCAGGGACATCCACGAACTCTTCTTTCAGCTGGCGCTGCTGGTGGAGGAGCAGGGCACCATGCTGGACAGCATAGAGGCCAACGTTAGCGCGACTCAGGACTACGTCGCCCAGGCTACGGTTCAGATCAAGAAGGCTGTGAAATACCAGAAAAACAATCCGTGCAAGAagcttttctgctgctgcttccctTGCTGCAAATGA
- the fbxo30a gene encoding F-box only protein 30a: protein MENLHPHCLKCINRRCMAKPEPGVSCDLVGCRLVCGAVFHSCKLDEHRLLCPYERQPCLNSGFGCPFTVKRIKMAQHLETCPASIVCCTMEWNRWPVSYTDHKSYENLSKDFDEVEQLDMALALQDQRMLLESLKVTTNVSKNGEKGAGYGDEMASVLGSETVEMEEEPYNNLYRTSGEATRSLAAALDILTNSNSIGKIIENINGDKNGLIHNGENGESGLLAEGGRNVEMLDSDSDPECELGAVGGVDCAVETDRDDDAANWSEERNFVELHFEGKDVVIDEPNQNGDLVWPRIPQDYIPLVAPELPAPQLVPLTPPFLVSDQVRRSLCRYRCWKQNLEVLSMFTYNVPQALINPYLFRAKMEDKAVDTSDLEVEEDPMGLHGIDLITAALLFCLGDSPGGRGISDSRFVDGYHIDFGTQTFSFPSAILATNTMVGDIASASACDHASPQLSNPSPFHTLRLELVLECVARYQTKQRSMFTFVCGQLFRRDEFSSHFKNVHGDIHAGLNGWMEQRCPLAYYGCTYSQRRFCPSVQGFRIIHDRHLGSFGVQPGLPLKTGDGHSRKPPHIDAQYDQFSSLPFEVLQHIASFLDSFSLCQLSRVSRTMRNVCASLLQKRGMVVLLWEKKRRDDGSPSWQITHKVWRFSTAFGTVNEWKFADIASMADHLKKCKFNTIARREEAIPLPCMCFTRELTKEGRCLRSVLKPVA from the exons ATGGAGAACCTGCATCCGCACTGCCTTAAATGCATCAACAGAAGGTGCATGGCCAAACCAGAGCCGGGTGTCTCCTGCGATCTGGTTGGCTGTCGTCTCGTCTGCGGGGCCGTTTTTCACTCCTGCAAGCTGGACGAACATCGTCTCCTGTGTCCCTACGAAAGACAGCCTTGCCTAAACAGCGGCTTTGGCTGCCCCTTCACTGTCAAGAGAATCAAGATGGCGCAGCATCTGGAGACATGCCCTGCCAGCATAGTTTGTTGCACAATGGAGTGGAACCGGTGGCCTGTGAGCTACACCGATCACAAGTCCTACGAGAACCTGAGCAAAGACTTTGACGAGGTGGAGCAGCTGGACATGGCCTTAGCTCTTCAGGATCAGAGGATGCTATTGGAGTCGCTGAAAGTTACGACCAATGTGTCAAAGAACGGAGAAAAGGGAGCAGGCTATGGTGATGAAATGGCGTCTGTGTTGGGCAGTGAAACGGTAGAAATGGAGGAAGAACCTTACAACAACTTGTACAGAACTTCAGGGGAGGCAACCAGGAGCTTAGCTGCTGCGCTGGACATCCTCACTAATTCCAACAGCATTGGCAAAATCATCGAAAATATAAATGGAGATAAGAATGGATTGATCCATAACGGAGAAAATGGGGAAAGCGGTCTCCTTGCTGAAGGCGGGAGGAACGTAGAAATGCTTGATAGTGACAGTGATCCAGAGTGTGAGCTGGGGGCTGTGGGTGGAGTCGATTGCGCCGTAGAAACAGATAGAGATGACGATGCTGCTAACTGGTCTGAAGAAAGGAACTTTGTGGAATTGCATTTTGAGGGAAAAGATGTCGTCATCGACGAACCAAATCAAAATGGTGACCTCGTCTGGCCTCGCATCCCTCAGGACTACATACCCCTCGTAGCACCAGAGCTGCCCGCGCCCCAGCTGGTCCCGCTCACGCCGCCATTCCTGGTGTCGGATCAAGTGAGAAGGAGCCTCTGCAGGTATCGGTGTTGGAAGCAGAACTTAGAAGTGCTCAGCATGTTTACATATAACGTCCCCCAGGCCCTAATCAACCCTTACTTGTTTCGAGCAAAAATGGAGGACAAAGCGGTGGACACGTCTGACCTGGAGGTAGAGGAGGACCCGATGGGGCTCCACGGCATTGACCTCATCACTGCAGCGTTGCTGTTTTGCCTCGGGGATTCCCCGGGAGGCCGGGGGATCTCCGACAGCAGGTTTGTCGACGGCTACCACATTGACTTTGGCACTCAGACATTCTCCTTCCCTTCCGCCATCCTCGCCACGAACACCATGGTGGGTGACATCGCCTCGGCCTCAGCCTGCGACCACGCCAGTCCGCAGCTCTCCAACCCCAGCCCCTTCCACACGCTGCGGCTGGAACTGGTGCTCGAATGCGTCGCGCGGTACCAAACTAAACAGCGCTCCATGTTCACGTTCGTGTGCGGGCAGCTCTTCCGACGCGACGAGTTTTCGTCTCACTTCAAGAACGTCCACGGGGACATCCACGCCGGACTGAACGGCTGGATGGAGCAGCGTTGCCCCTTGGCGTACTACGGCTGCACTTACTCCCAGAGGCGCTTCTGTCCATCCGTGCAGGGCTTTCGGATCATCCACGACAGACACCTGGGGTCCTTTGGGGTGCAGCCCGGATTGCCTTTGAAAACCGGAGACGGCCACTCAAGAAAGCCCCCCCACATCGACGCTCAGTACGATCAGTTTAGCAGTCTTCCTTTTGAGGTGTTGCAGCACATAGCGAGCTTTCTCGACAGTTTCAGTCTGTGCCAGCTGTCCAGAGTGTCTCGCACCATGAGGAACGTGTGCGCCAGTCTGCTTCAGAAGCGTGGCATGGTCGTCCTGCTGTGGGAGAAGAAGCGGCGTGACGACGGGTCTCCCTCGTGGCAGATAACGCACAAG GTGTGGCGCTTCAGCACGGCCTTCGGTACGGTGAACGAGTGGAAGTTCGCCGACATCGCCAGCATGGCTGACCACCTGAAGAAGTGCAAGTTCAACACGATCGCCCGCCGGGAGGAAGCCATCCCTCTGCCGTGCATGTGCTTCACCAGGGAGCTCACGAAAGAGGGAAGATGCTTACGATCGGTCCTCAAACCAGTAGCATga